From Saccharothrix espanaensis DSM 44229, the proteins below share one genomic window:
- the thrC gene encoding threonine synthase has product MTIQAGVRPGWPGIIHAYADRIQLPPGARVVTLHEGGTPLVASDYLSDVTGCQVYVKVEGANPTGSFKDRGMTVAMTHALASGIKAVICASTGNTSASAAAYAAKAGLTAAVLVPRGKIALGKLAQAVSHGARILQIDGNFDDCLELASKTSAEYPITLVNSVNPVRLIGQKTAAWEICDVLGRAPDVHCLPVGNAGNITAYWRGYSDYATEGVVASTPRMFGFQAAGSAPLVLGEPVANPETIATAIRVGSPASWTGAVTAKEQSGGLFEAVTDEKILEAYRLLANREGIFVEPASATSVAGLLATTADGRLPKGSLVVCTVTGHGLKDPDTALGGMPEVEPVPVDPGAVATALELA; this is encoded by the coding sequence ATGACGATCCAAGCGGGCGTGCGACCGGGGTGGCCCGGCATCATCCACGCCTACGCGGACCGGATCCAGCTCCCCCCGGGGGCCAGGGTCGTCACCCTCCACGAGGGCGGCACGCCCCTGGTGGCCTCGGACTACCTGTCCGACGTGACCGGGTGCCAGGTGTACGTGAAGGTCGAGGGCGCCAACCCGACCGGCTCGTTCAAGGACCGCGGCATGACCGTGGCCATGACGCACGCCCTGGCCAGCGGCATCAAGGCGGTCATCTGCGCGTCGACCGGCAACACCTCCGCGTCGGCCGCGGCCTACGCGGCCAAGGCCGGGCTCACCGCCGCCGTGCTGGTGCCGCGCGGCAAGATCGCCCTGGGCAAGCTCGCCCAGGCGGTCTCGCACGGCGCGCGCATCCTGCAGATCGACGGCAACTTCGACGACTGCCTGGAACTGGCGTCCAAGACCTCGGCCGAGTACCCGATCACCCTGGTCAACTCGGTGAACCCGGTCCGGCTGATCGGCCAGAAGACCGCCGCGTGGGAGATCTGCGACGTGCTCGGCCGCGCGCCGGACGTGCACTGCCTGCCGGTCGGCAACGCCGGCAACATCACCGCGTACTGGCGCGGCTACTCCGACTACGCGACCGAGGGCGTGGTCGCGTCGACGCCCCGGATGTTCGGCTTCCAGGCGGCCGGCTCCGCGCCGCTCGTGCTCGGCGAGCCGGTCGCGAACCCGGAGACCATCGCCACCGCCATCCGGGTGGGCAGCCCGGCGTCGTGGACCGGCGCGGTCACCGCGAAGGAGCAGTCCGGTGGCCTGTTCGAGGCGGTCACCGACGAGAAGATCCTGGAGGCGTACCGCCTGCTGGCCAACCGCGAGGGCATCTTCGTCGAGCCGGCCTCCGCGACCAGCGTCGCGGGCCTGCTCGCGACCACCGCAGACGGCCGCCTGCCGAAGGGCTCGCTGGTGGTGTGCACGGTCACCGGCCACGGCCTGAAGGACCCGGACACGGCGCTGGGCGGCATGCCCGAGGTCGAGCCGGTCCCGGTCGACCCCGGCGCGGTGGCCACGGCGCTGGAACTGGCATGA
- the argS gene encoding arginine--tRNA ligase: MTPAALADLVRATAVDVLSTRGLDPAALPATVTIERPRNPEHGDYATNLALQVAKKLGVVPRDLAGWLADALTGTDAIASVDVAGPGFLNLRLAADAQGEIVREVLAKGTAYGTGDQLAGVKVNLEFVSANPTGPIHLGGTRWAAVGDALGRVLAASGGAVTREYYFNDAGAQIDRFVRSLMAAAKGEPAPEDGYAGGYITDIAAEVLKREPGALSAEDGHEVFRRIGVNLMFEEIKRDLHDFGTDFDVYFHENSLHESGAVSKAIDQLKESGGLYFEDGAWWLRSTEYGDDKDRVVIKSDGDPAYIAGDIAYFLDKRARGFDLCIYMLGADHHGYIGRLKAAAAAVGDDPRTVEVLIGQMVNLVSDGKPVRMSKRAGTVITMQDLVDAVGVDAARYAMTRSSADSSLDIDLDLLRKRSNDNPVFYVQYAHSRISSVLRNAADLGMTPNDSFELLRHDREGDLIRTVGEFPRVVATAAELREPHRVARYLEELAGTLHRFYDTPECRVLPRGDDDPTDVQRARLQLCVATRQVFANGLRLLGVTAPERM; this comes from the coding sequence GTGACTCCCGCTGCGCTCGCTGACCTGGTCCGTGCGACGGCCGTGGACGTGCTGTCCACCCGCGGCCTCGACCCCGCCGCCCTGCCCGCGACGGTGACCATCGAGCGACCCCGCAACCCCGAGCACGGCGACTACGCCACCAACCTGGCCCTCCAGGTCGCCAAGAAGCTCGGCGTCGTGCCCCGCGACCTGGCCGGCTGGCTGGCCGACGCGCTGACCGGCACCGACGCCATCGCCTCGGTCGACGTCGCCGGCCCCGGCTTCCTCAACCTCCGGCTGGCCGCCGACGCGCAGGGCGAGATCGTCCGCGAGGTCCTCGCCAAGGGCACCGCCTACGGCACCGGCGACCAGCTGGCCGGCGTCAAGGTCAACCTGGAGTTCGTCTCGGCGAACCCCACCGGCCCGATCCACCTCGGCGGCACCCGCTGGGCCGCGGTCGGCGACGCGCTCGGCCGCGTCCTCGCGGCCAGTGGCGGCGCCGTGACCAGGGAGTACTACTTCAACGACGCGGGCGCGCAGATCGACCGGTTCGTCCGGTCCCTGATGGCCGCCGCGAAGGGCGAGCCCGCCCCCGAGGACGGCTACGCGGGCGGCTACATCACCGACATCGCCGCCGAGGTGCTCAAGCGGGAGCCCGGCGCGCTGTCCGCCGAGGACGGCCACGAGGTGTTCCGCCGGATCGGCGTGAACCTCATGTTCGAGGAGATCAAGCGGGACCTGCACGACTTCGGCACCGACTTCGACGTGTACTTCCACGAGAACTCGCTGCACGAGTCCGGTGCCGTGAGCAAGGCCATCGACCAGCTCAAGGAGTCCGGCGGCCTGTACTTCGAGGACGGCGCCTGGTGGCTGCGGTCCACCGAGTACGGCGACGACAAGGACCGGGTGGTCATCAAGAGCGACGGCGACCCGGCCTACATCGCCGGCGACATCGCGTACTTCCTGGACAAGCGCGCACGCGGCTTCGACCTGTGCATCTACATGCTCGGCGCGGACCACCACGGCTACATCGGCCGGCTCAAGGCCGCCGCAGCGGCCGTCGGCGACGACCCGAGGACGGTCGAGGTGCTGATCGGCCAGATGGTGAACCTGGTCAGCGACGGCAAGCCGGTCCGGATGAGCAAGCGCGCCGGCACCGTGATCACGATGCAGGACCTGGTCGACGCGGTCGGCGTGGACGCCGCCCGGTACGCCATGACCCGCTCGTCGGCCGACTCGTCGCTGGACATCGACCTCGACCTGCTGCGCAAGCGCAGCAACGACAACCCGGTGTTCTACGTGCAGTACGCGCACTCGCGGATCAGCTCGGTGCTGCGCAACGCCGCCGACCTCGGGATGACGCCGAACGACTCGTTCGAGCTGCTCCGGCACGACCGCGAGGGCGACCTCATCCGCACCGTCGGCGAGTTCCCCCGGGTCGTGGCCACCGCCGCGGAGCTGCGCGAACCGCACCGCGTCGCCCGCTACCTGGAAGAGCTCGCGGGCACCCTGCACCGCTTCTACGACACCCCGGAGTGCCGAGTGCTGCCGCGCGGCGACGACGACCCGACCGACGTCCAACGGGCCCGCCTGCAACTGTGCGTGGCGACCCGCCAGGTGTTCGCCAACGGCCTCCGGCTGCTCGGCGTCACGGCCCCGGAGCGGATGTGA
- the lysA gene encoding diaminopimelate decarboxylase, producing MRAHPAGPRHADVLIPSNTAGNRPAGQEELDKLHPNVWPRNASRNDTGAVEFAGVDVRELAERFGTPLFVMDEADFRSRCREHAEAFGDPTRVHYASKAFLSVAVARWVAEEGLSIDVASGGELAIALRAEFPPERIALHGNNKSVAELTSAVEAGVGAVVLDSFHEIARLDQVARDRAVVQPVMIRVTVGVEAHTHEFIATAHEDQKFGFSLSSGDAAEAARRVLKAEGLSLIGLHSHIGSQIFDASGFEVAARRVIGLLAELRDEHGAGVLEHVTTVDLGGGLGIAYTPDDDPPPPAELARQLHNIVAKESEHARLPAPKVAVEPGRAIVGPGTVTVYEVGTIKDVLLDAGAIRRYVSVDGGMSDNIRTALYDAVYDCKLVSRKAEDGAKAVLCRVVGKHCESGDVVVRDCWLPDDLAPGDLIAVAATGAYCYSMASGYNRLPRPALAAVAEGQSRLLLRRETEEDLFRLEV from the coding sequence ATGCGCGCGCACCCCGCCGGTCCCCGGCACGCCGACGTCCTGATCCCCTCCAACACCGCCGGCAACCGCCCGGCCGGCCAGGAGGAACTCGACAAGCTCCACCCGAACGTGTGGCCGCGCAACGCTTCCCGCAACGACACCGGCGCGGTCGAGTTCGCCGGCGTCGACGTGCGGGAACTGGCCGAGCGGTTCGGCACCCCGCTGTTCGTGATGGACGAGGCCGACTTCCGGTCCCGCTGCCGCGAGCACGCGGAGGCGTTCGGCGACCCGACGCGCGTGCACTACGCGTCCAAGGCGTTCCTGTCCGTCGCGGTGGCCCGGTGGGTCGCCGAGGAGGGCCTGAGCATCGACGTGGCCAGCGGCGGCGAGCTGGCCATCGCGCTGCGCGCCGAGTTCCCGCCCGAGCGGATCGCCCTGCACGGCAACAACAAGTCCGTCGCCGAGCTGACCTCCGCCGTCGAAGCGGGTGTCGGCGCCGTGGTGCTCGACTCGTTCCACGAGATCGCCCGGCTGGACCAGGTCGCGCGGGATCGCGCGGTCGTGCAGCCGGTGATGATCCGGGTGACGGTCGGCGTCGAGGCGCACACCCACGAGTTCATCGCGACCGCCCACGAGGACCAGAAGTTCGGCTTCTCGCTGTCCTCCGGCGACGCCGCCGAGGCCGCCCGCCGGGTGCTCAAGGCCGAGGGGCTGAGCCTGATCGGCCTGCACAGCCACATCGGCTCGCAGATCTTCGACGCCAGCGGCTTCGAGGTCGCCGCCCGCCGGGTGATCGGCCTGCTCGCCGAGCTGCGCGACGAGCACGGCGCGGGCGTGCTGGAGCACGTGACCACCGTCGACCTGGGCGGCGGCCTCGGCATCGCCTACACCCCGGACGACGACCCGCCGCCGCCCGCCGAACTGGCCCGGCAGCTGCACAACATCGTGGCCAAGGAGTCCGAGCACGCCCGGCTGCCCGCGCCGAAGGTCGCGGTCGAGCCCGGCCGGGCCATCGTCGGCCCCGGCACGGTCACCGTCTACGAGGTCGGCACCATCAAGGACGTCCTGCTCGACGCCGGCGCGATCCGCCGGTACGTCAGCGTCGACGGCGGCATGAGCGACAACATCCGCACCGCCCTGTACGACGCCGTGTACGACTGCAAGCTGGTGTCCCGCAAGGCCGAGGACGGCGCGAAGGCCGTCCTGTGCCGGGTCGTCGGCAAGCACTGCGAGTCCGGTGACGTGGTCGTGCGGGACTGCTGGCTGCCCGACGACCTCGCGCCCGGCGACCTGATCGCGGTCGCCGCCACCGGCGCCTACTGCTACTCCATGGCCAGTGGCTACAACCGGCTGCCCCGCCCCGCGCTCGCCGCGGTCGCGGAAGGCCAGTCCCGGTTGCTGCTGCGCCGGGAGACCGAGGAAGACCTGTTCCGCCTGGAGGTATGA
- the prfA gene encoding peptide chain release factor 1, translating into MTLEALLAEHAELEAKLADPSVHADQAGARKLGKRYAELTPIVRTARELEQARNDLEAARELAAEDSGFAAEVDELTLRIPKVEEKLTELLLPRDPHDGSDVVLEIKSGEGGEESALFAGDLLRMYLRYAERHGWKAEVLDGTDSDLGGFKDVTVAIKAKTDTPDGVWSRLKYEGGVHRVQRVPVTESQGRIHTSAAGVLVFPETEDVEIEIDENDLRVDVFRSSGKGGQSVNTTDSAVRITHLPTGIVVSCQNERSQLQNKARAMQVLQSRLQVLAEEKAQQEASDARRTQIRTVDRSERVRTYNFPESRISDHRVGYKAHNLDQVLDGDLDAVLDALAAADRAERLAGG; encoded by the coding sequence GTGACCCTGGAAGCCCTGCTGGCCGAGCACGCCGAGCTGGAAGCCAAGCTCGCCGACCCCTCGGTCCACGCCGACCAGGCAGGCGCGCGCAAACTCGGCAAGCGTTACGCCGAGCTGACCCCGATCGTCCGCACCGCCCGTGAGCTGGAGCAGGCCCGCAACGACCTGGAGGCCGCCCGGGAGCTGGCCGCCGAGGACTCCGGGTTCGCCGCCGAGGTGGACGAGCTCACCCTGCGCATCCCGAAGGTCGAGGAGAAGCTCACCGAGCTCCTCCTCCCGCGCGACCCGCACGACGGCTCCGACGTGGTCCTGGAGATCAAGTCCGGCGAAGGCGGCGAGGAGTCCGCCCTGTTCGCCGGCGACCTGCTGCGGATGTACCTGCGCTACGCCGAGCGCCACGGCTGGAAGGCCGAGGTCCTCGACGGCACCGACTCCGACCTCGGCGGGTTCAAGGACGTCACGGTCGCCATCAAGGCCAAGACCGACACCCCGGACGGCGTGTGGTCGCGGCTCAAGTACGAGGGCGGCGTGCACCGGGTGCAGCGCGTCCCGGTGACCGAGAGCCAGGGCCGCATCCACACCAGCGCCGCCGGCGTCCTGGTCTTCCCGGAGACCGAGGACGTCGAGATCGAGATCGACGAGAACGACCTGCGCGTGGACGTGTTCCGCTCGTCCGGCAAGGGTGGCCAGAGCGTCAACACCACCGACTCGGCCGTGCGCATCACGCACCTGCCGACCGGCATCGTCGTGTCCTGCCAGAACGAGCGCAGCCAGCTGCAGAACAAGGCCCGCGCGATGCAGGTCCTCCAGTCCCGGCTCCAGGTCCTGGCCGAGGAGAAGGCGCAGCAGGAGGCGTCCGACGCCCGCCGCACCCAGATCCGCACGGTCGACCGGTCCGAGCGGGTGCGCACCTACAACTTCCCGGAATCGCGCATCTCCGACCACCGCGTGGGGTACAAAGCGCATAACCTGGACCAGGTCCTGGACGGCGACCTCGACGCGGTGCTCGACGCGCTCGCGGCGGCCGACCGGGCCGAACGGCTCGCCGGCGGGTGA
- a CDS encoding IS30 family transposase produces MAGGPLLSFEERELVSRELSRNARCSTRVLGTLLGRHHSTVAREIAANGGRRGYRAVRAQCRAADNRRRPRLRKLESSARLHDAVNTGLREKWSPRQIGRRLRLDHPDDPEMRVSHETIYQSLYLQARGELRTQLKLALRRGRVQRVDRTRPAAARQYIKDMVRISDRPKEADDRAVPGFWEGDLIIGRGNASQIATLVERTTRFVMLVRIPHDRNAQRVATLLARKMETLPEFLRRSVTWDQGREMARHAYFTIRTGIPVYFCDPHSPWQRGSNENTNGLLRQYFPKGTDLSVHTQADLDKVAAEMNGRPRHTLDWRKPIEVYNDLVNTHTSP; encoded by the coding sequence ATGGCCGGTGGCCCGTTGTTGTCGTTCGAGGAGCGGGAGCTGGTCTCCCGGGAGTTGAGTCGGAACGCACGTTGTTCGACCCGTGTCCTCGGGACGCTTCTGGGTCGGCATCATTCGACGGTGGCGCGGGAGATCGCCGCGAACGGGGGCCGCCGTGGTTACCGGGCGGTGCGGGCGCAGTGCCGGGCGGCGGACAATCGTCGGCGGCCCAGGCTGCGTAAACTGGAATCGTCGGCCCGGTTGCACGATGCGGTGAACACCGGACTCCGGGAGAAGTGGTCGCCGCGTCAGATCGGCCGGCGGCTGCGCCTGGACCACCCGGACGACCCGGAGATGCGCGTGTCGCACGAGACGATCTACCAGAGCCTCTACCTCCAGGCCCGGGGCGAACTGCGCACCCAACTGAAACTCGCGCTGCGCCGTGGCCGTGTCCAGCGGGTCGACCGCACCCGGCCGGCGGCCGCCCGCCAGTACATCAAGGACATGGTCCGCATCAGCGACCGGCCGAAAGAGGCCGACGACCGCGCGGTCCCGGGCTTCTGGGAAGGCGACCTGATCATCGGACGCGGCAACGCCTCGCAGATCGCCACCCTGGTCGAACGCACCACCCGATTCGTCATGCTGGTCCGCATCCCGCACGACCGCAACGCCCAACGCGTCGCCACCCTCCTCGCCCGAAAAATGGAGACCCTGCCCGAGTTCCTGCGCCGCAGCGTCACCTGGGACCAGGGCCGCGAAATGGCCCGCCACGCCTACTTCACCATCCGCACCGGCATCCCGGTCTACTTCTGCGACCCCCACAGCCCCTGGCAACGCGGCAGCAACGAAAACACCAACGGACTACTCCGCCAGTACTTCCCCAAAGGCACCGACCTGTCCGTCCACACCCAGGCCGACCTCGACAAGGTCGCAGCCGAGATGAACGGCCGCCCCCGCCACACCCTCGACTGGCGCAAGCCAATCGAGGTCTACAACGACCTGGTCAACACCCACACGTCGCCATGA
- the rpmE gene encoding 50S ribosomal protein L31 has product MKTGIHPQYVTTEVTCGCGNTFTTRSTKSSGSIHVEVCSNCHPFYTGKQKILDTGGRVARFEARYGKRKGK; this is encoded by the coding sequence TTGAAGACCGGCATTCACCCCCAGTACGTGACGACCGAGGTCACCTGCGGTTGTGGGAACACCTTCACCACCCGCAGCACCAAGTCCTCCGGTTCCATCCACGTCGAGGTCTGCTCGAACTGCCACCCGTTCTACACCGGCAAGCAGAAGATCCTCGACACCGGTGGCCGGGTGGCGCGCTTCGAGGCGCGCTACGGCAAGCGCAAGGGCAAGTAG
- the thrB gene encoding homoserine kinase: MTAVRVTVPASTANLGSGFDALGLALGLHDEVEFRTTESGLTIEVVGQGAATVPADESHLVVRAFTAATTRLGSPVPGLHLRCRNAIPHARGLGSSSAAVVAGIAAAYALAGHELDTAALQLAAEFEGHADNAAAAMFGGVAVAWTEGDRYRAVRLDPHPALAPVVLIPEQESATRTTRGLLPPTVPHADAAFAAARSALAVHALTENPELLLSALDDRLHEPYRESAWPATYALVKALREAGVPAAVSGAGPTVLALPEDGKLPEGIDVSGFTPHHVPVDTEGVRVAPLG, translated from the coding sequence ATGACCGCCGTCCGCGTCACCGTCCCGGCCTCCACCGCCAACCTGGGCTCCGGCTTCGACGCCCTGGGCCTGGCGCTGGGCCTGCACGACGAGGTCGAATTCCGCACAACGGAATCCGGCCTCACCATCGAGGTGGTCGGCCAGGGTGCCGCGACCGTCCCCGCGGACGAGTCCCACCTGGTCGTCCGCGCCTTCACGGCGGCGACCACCCGCCTCGGCAGCCCCGTCCCCGGCCTGCACCTGCGCTGTCGCAACGCCATCCCGCACGCCCGCGGCCTGGGCTCGTCCTCGGCCGCCGTCGTGGCGGGCATCGCCGCCGCGTACGCCCTGGCCGGCCACGAGTTGGACACGGCCGCGTTGCAACTGGCCGCCGAGTTCGAGGGCCACGCCGACAACGCCGCCGCCGCGATGTTCGGCGGCGTGGCCGTCGCGTGGACGGAGGGTGACCGCTACCGCGCGGTGCGTTTGGACCCGCACCCCGCGCTGGCCCCCGTGGTCCTGATCCCCGAACAGGAATCAGCGACCCGCACCACCCGCGGCCTGCTGCCCCCCACGGTCCCGCACGCCGACGCCGCCTTCGCCGCCGCCCGCTCGGCCCTGGCCGTCCACGCCCTCACCGAGAACCCTGAACTCCTCCTCTCCGCACTGGACGACCGCCTGCACGAGCCCTACCGGGAATCCGCCTGGCCGGCCACGTACGCCCTGGTCAAGGCCCTCCGGGAAGCCGGGGTCCCGGCCGCGGTCTCCGGTGCCGGCCCCACCGTGCTGGCCCTGCCCGAGGACGGCAAGCTCCCCGAAGGCATCGACGTGAGCGGTTTCACGCCGCACCACGTCCCGGTCGACACCGAGGGAGTCCGGGTTGCGCCACTCGGTTGA
- the rho gene encoding transcription termination factor Rho, with product MSNTDVLSSEAPAAPNAAASSGAEENALSTPSNGSAPPRKRAGLSGMVLAELRELAGQLGITGTAGLRKGDLIAAIKERQGGTSGRGSAATPPKAEKKAAVAEKPVVEKPAAAPVAEKPVEKPTQQQLDVADRPAQSDDEGNRRGNRRRRSSNRPSGSPEAAAQPAAATAPTADAPPQQQPQHQDRPQQDRGGDQRHDRNERQDRGDRGDRNERGNRNRDRDRGDRDGRGDREGRGDRNRDRDRDRDRGDRDRQNVQNVPDDGDDEEGGRRGRRFRDRRRRGGRGDGAGPGTDTEVRDDDVLLPVAGILDVLENYAFVRTSGYLAGPNDVYVSLSLVRKYGLRRGDALIGAVRQPRDGEQQRQKFNPLVRVDKINGLDPEESKNRPDFTKLTPLYPNERLRLETEPHILTTRVIDLVMPIGKGQRALVVSPPKAGKTSVLQSIANAITKNNPECHLMVVLVDERPEEVTDMQRSVKGEVIASTFDRPPSDHTTISELAIERAKRLVEMGHDVVVLLDSITRLGRAYNLAAPASGRILSGGVDSTALYPPKRFLGAARNIEGGGSLTVIATALVETGSAGDSVIFEEFKGTGNAELKLDRKIADKRTFPAVDVDSSGTRKEDLLLSPDELAVMHKLRRVLHALDSQQAIDLLLDRLRKSRTNIEFLMQVAKTTPGADND from the coding sequence GTGAGCAACACTGATGTGCTGAGCAGCGAAGCTCCTGCTGCTCCCAACGCCGCTGCCAGTTCCGGAGCCGAGGAGAACGCTCTGTCAACCCCTTCGAACGGCAGCGCCCCGCCGCGCAAGCGCGCGGGCCTTTCCGGCATGGTGCTCGCCGAACTTCGTGAACTCGCAGGTCAGCTCGGTATCACCGGCACCGCCGGACTCCGCAAGGGCGACCTCATCGCGGCCATCAAGGAGCGTCAGGGCGGCACCTCCGGTCGGGGCAGTGCCGCGACGCCGCCCAAGGCCGAGAAGAAGGCGGCCGTCGCCGAGAAGCCGGTGGTCGAGAAGCCGGCCGCCGCTCCCGTGGCCGAGAAGCCCGTGGAGAAGCCGACCCAGCAGCAGCTCGACGTGGCGGACCGCCCCGCGCAGTCCGACGACGAGGGCAACCGCCGGGGCAACCGCCGCCGCCGGTCCTCGAACCGCCCGTCGGGCAGCCCGGAAGCGGCGGCCCAGCCGGCCGCCGCCACCGCGCCCACCGCCGACGCCCCGCCCCAGCAGCAGCCGCAGCACCAGGACCGCCCGCAGCAGGACCGCGGCGGCGACCAGCGCCACGACCGCAACGAGCGCCAGGACCGCGGCGACCGCGGTGACCGCAACGAACGCGGCAACCGCAACCGCGACCGTGACCGGGGCGACCGTGACGGCCGTGGCGACCGCGAGGGCCGTGGCGACCGCAACCGAGACCGGGACCGGGACCGCGACCGCGGTGACCGCGACCGGCAGAACGTGCAGAACGTCCCGGACGACGGCGACGACGAGGAAGGCGGCCGCAGGGGCCGTCGCTTCCGCGACCGCCGCCGCCGCGGCGGCCGTGGCGACGGCGCGGGCCCCGGCACCGACACCGAGGTGCGCGACGACGACGTCCTGCTCCCCGTGGCGGGCATCCTCGACGTCCTGGAGAACTACGCGTTCGTCCGCACGTCCGGCTACCTGGCCGGCCCGAACGACGTCTACGTGTCGTTGTCGCTGGTCCGCAAGTACGGCCTGCGCCGCGGCGACGCCCTGATCGGTGCCGTCCGCCAGCCGCGCGACGGCGAGCAGCAGCGCCAGAAGTTCAACCCGCTGGTCCGCGTGGACAAGATCAACGGGTTGGACCCGGAGGAGTCGAAGAACCGCCCCGACTTCACCAAGCTGACGCCGCTGTACCCGAACGAGCGCCTCCGCCTGGAGACCGAGCCGCACATCCTGACGACCCGCGTCATCGACCTGGTGATGCCGATCGGCAAGGGCCAGCGCGCGCTCGTAGTGTCCCCGCCGAAGGCCGGCAAGACGTCGGTCCTGCAGTCGATCGCGAACGCGATCACGAAGAACAACCCGGAGTGCCACCTGATGGTGGTCCTGGTGGACGAGCGGCCCGAAGAGGTCACCGACATGCAGCGCTCGGTGAAGGGCGAGGTCATCGCCTCGACCTTCGACCGGCCGCCGTCGGACCACACGACGATCTCCGAGCTGGCCATCGAACGGGCGAAGCGCCTGGTCGAGATGGGTCACGACGTGGTCGTCCTGCTGGACTCGATCACCCGCCTGGGCCGTGCGTACAACCTGGCGGCCCCGGCCAGCGGCCGGATCCTGTCCGGTGGTGTCGACTCGACGGCGCTCTACCCGCCGAAGCGCTTCCTCGGCGCGGCCCGCAACATCGAGGGCGGCGGCAGCCTCACCGTCATCGCCACGGCCCTGGTCGAAACGGGCTCCGCGGGCGACAGCGTGATCTTCGAGGAGTTCAAGGGCACCGGCAACGCGGAACTCAAGCTCGACCGCAAGATCGCCGACAAGCGCACCTTCCCCGCGGTGGACGTCGACTCGTCCGGCACCCGCAAGGAAGACCTGCTCCTGTCGCCCGACGAGCTAGCGGTCATGCACAAGCTCCGCCGGGTCCTGCACGCCCTGGACAGCCAGCAGGCGATCGACCTCCTGCTGGACCGCCTTCGCAAGAGCCGCACCAACATCGAGTTCCTGATGCAGGTGGCGAAGACGACGCCAGGCGCCGACAACGACTGA
- a CDS encoding homoserine dehydrogenase, producing MPGRKPIKVALLGCGTVGTEVVRLLTDQAADLTARVGAPVELAGIAVRKPNKHREVPAELLTTDVDALVESDVDVVVEVVGGIEPARTWLLKALKAGKSVVTANKALLAEHSGELFEAADAAGADLYFEAAVAGAIPLLRPLRESLAGDRITRVMGIVNGTTNFILSGMDSTGAGYAETLEEATRLGYAEADPTADVDGFDAASKAAILASLAFHSRVTAADVHREGIAGVSAADIAAAKGLGRTVKLLAICERVTDNGTDSISVRVHPAMIPRSHPLAGVNGAFNAVFVEADAAGEMMFYGKGAGGAPTASAVLGDLVAVARNKVVSGRGPRESAYAALPVRPMGHASTKYHISLDVADKPGVLSQVAAVFAEHDVSIAAVRQEGRVDDASLVIVTHAATDAALRSTVDKIGGLPVVREVVSVMRVEGEES from the coding sequence GTGCCTGGCCGTAAACCGATCAAAGTCGCGCTGCTCGGCTGCGGCACGGTCGGCACCGAGGTGGTCCGGCTGCTGACCGACCAGGCGGCGGACCTGACCGCGCGGGTCGGCGCGCCCGTCGAGCTGGCCGGCATCGCGGTGCGCAAGCCGAACAAGCACCGCGAGGTGCCCGCCGAGCTGCTCACCACCGACGTCGACGCGCTGGTCGAGTCCGACGTGGACGTCGTGGTCGAGGTGGTCGGCGGGATCGAGCCCGCGCGGACGTGGCTGCTCAAGGCGCTCAAGGCGGGCAAGTCCGTGGTGACCGCGAACAAGGCGCTGCTCGCCGAGCACTCCGGCGAGCTGTTCGAGGCCGCCGACGCCGCCGGCGCGGACCTGTACTTCGAGGCGGCGGTGGCGGGCGCGATCCCGCTGCTGCGCCCGCTGCGCGAGTCCCTGGCCGGCGACCGCATCACCCGGGTGATGGGCATCGTCAACGGCACCACGAACTTCATCCTCTCGGGGATGGATTCCACCGGGGCGGGTTACGCCGAGACCCTGGAGGAAGCCACCCGCCTGGGCTACGCCGAAGCCGACCCGACCGCCGACGTGGACGGGTTCGACGCCGCGTCGAAGGCCGCGATCCTGGCGTCGCTGGCGTTCCACAGCCGGGTGACGGCTGCGGACGTGCACCGCGAGGGCATCGCCGGGGTCAGCGCCGCCGACATCGCCGCCGCCAAGGGCCTGGGCCGCACGGTCAAGCTGCTCGCCATCTGCGAGCGGGTCACCGACAACGGCACCGACAGCATCTCGGTCCGCGTGCACCCGGCGATGATCCCCAGGTCGCACCCGCTCGCGGGCGTCAACGGCGCGTTCAACGCGGTGTTCGTGGAAGCCGACGCGGCGGGCGAGATGATGTTCTACGGCAAGGGCGCGGGCGGCGCGCCCACGGCCAGCGCGGTGCTCGGCGACCTCGTCGCGGTGGCCCGCAACAAGGTCGTCAGCGGGCGCGGCCCGCGCGAGTCGGCCTACGCGGCCCTGCCCGTGCGGCCGATGGGCCACGCCTCGACGAAGTACCACATCAGCCTCGACGTGGCCGACAAGCCAGGTGTGCTGTCGCAGGTCGCGGCGGTGTTCGCGGAACACGACGTGAGCATCGCCGCGGTCCGGCAGGAGGGACGGGTGGACGACGCCAGCCTGGTGATCGTCACCCACGCCGCGACCGACGCGGCACTGCGGTCGACCGTGGACAAGATCGGCGGACTGCCCGTGGTTCGGGAAGTGGTCAGCGTGATGCGGGTGGAAGGCGAAGAGTCATGA